The genomic window CGCGTCGGAGAGGATCGCGTAGAACTCCTGCTGCACCAGCGGATCGAGCCCCTTGGTGGGCTCATCGAGGAGCGCGAGCCTGGGCGCGCATTGGAGCGCCTGCACGATGCCGAGCTTCTGGCGCATCCCGTCGGAGTAGGTGCGTACCGGCCGCTTGAGCGCGTCGCCGTCGAGCCCCAGCCGCGCCAGCAACTGCTCCCGGAGCACCGGCGCTCTCTTCGACAGCAGCGCCAGCAGGTCCAGGGTCCTCTCGCCCGGGAGCTGCGGCCAGAATCGCGCCTCGCCGGCGAGGTAACCGAGGTCCGCGTGCGCGGCCACGCCTCCGGGCGCGACCGGCCGGCCGAGTATCGAAGCGCCACCCTCGCTCGGGCGCAGCAGGCCCAGCAGCAGCCGGATCGTCGTGGTCTTGCCCGCACCGTTAGGCCCGAGAAAGCCGAAGACCTCCCCCTCTTCGACCCGGAGGGAGAGGCCTTGGAGCGCCTGGACCTTGCCGTACCGCTTGCCGAGACCACGGGTCTCGATCGCGGCGGCGCTCACCGAGGCATGCTCGTCAGGCGGCTATGGCGTCGAGCGCGTCGTGCAGCTCGGCCGCGCTCTGGAACCGCTTGCCGGGTTCCTTGCTCAGGGCCCGCAGCACCAGCGCCGCCAGCGACTCCGGCACGTCGGCGTTGAGCGCGCGGGGCGACTGCGGAGTCTCTTCGAGCTGCTTGGCCACCAGAGTGATGGGAGAATCGGCGACGAACGGCGGGCGGCCGGTCAGCGACTCGAAGAGCACCGCGCCCGCGGCGTAAAGGTCGGCGCGGAAGTCCACGTCGCCGCCAAGGAGTTGCTCCGGCGCCATGTACTCGGGCGTCCCTATCGCCATCCCCGCCTGCGTCACGCCCTCCGTGCGCACCGCCAGCCGCGCGATCCCGAAGTCCATCACCTTGAGCGTGCCCGACGGCTCCACGATGAGGTTCTGCGGCTTGATGTCGCGGTGGATGACGCCCTGTTCGTGCGCGACCTCGAGCGCCCGGCAGAGCTGCTTGCCCACCGTGAGCGCCACGTTGATGGGCAGCGAGCCGCGGCTCTGGATCAGGTGCTTCAGCGACTGCCCCTCCACGAACTCCATCGTGATGTAATAGAGCCCGTCCACCTCGCCGATGTCGTGGGTGCGGACGACGTTCCGGTGCGTGATCTTGCGGGCCAGGCGGATCTCGTCCTTGAAGCGCTGGAGCGCCGCAGGATCGCCGGCCATCTCGTCGGTCTTGAGAGTCTTGATGGCGACCGGCTCGCCCAGCTCGGTGTCCCAGGCGCGGTAGACCACTCCCATGCCGCCCACGCCAAGGATGCCCTTCACCTCGTAGCGGTTCGCGAACGTCGCGCCCGGCTCCAGCATGCCGGTCTTCGAGGCCACCGACCGCACCATCGTCGCCGAAGCGACGTCGCCGCCGGCGGTATAGATGGGTTGCGTGACCTCGCCCGAGCGGGTGCTCAGGAACTCGACCAGCTGCTGTTTCGCCTTCAGCTCTTCCATCATCGCGCGGAACGCCGAGGCCAGCTCCCCGATCTCGTCCCTCGACGTGACCTGGACCGAGCCGGTGTAGTCGCCCTCGGCCACGCGCCGCGTCGCGCCGACGAGCGCCTTCACGGGATCGGTGATGCGGTGCGCGACCAGCCAGGAGGCGAGCATCGCGAGAACCAGCCCGACGATAGCCGCGAGCGCCAGCGTGCGCTGCAGCCGCCGGAAGCCGGCCAGCTCCGCGTCGAGCGAGCGCAGGGTGAGGTAG from Gemmatimonadales bacterium includes these protein-coding regions:
- a CDS encoding ABC transporter ATP-binding protein, whose translation is MSAAAIETRGLGKRYGKVQALQGLSLRVEEGEVFGFLGPNGAGKTTTIRLLLGLLRPSEGGASILGRPVAPGGVAAHADLGYLAGEARFWPQLPGERTLDLLALLSKRAPVLREQLLARLGLDGDALKRPVRTYSDGMRQKLGIVQALQCAPRLALLDEPTKGLDPLVQQEFYAILSDARRQGTTVFFSSHVLPEVERVCDRVAMLRAGKLVSVGDVAQLKRSTRRRVTVEFREDVDTAALAAFGEVAGTEARRVVLLVMREKLPALVARLGMMPLADLLIEQPSLEETFLEQYR
- a CDS encoding protein kinase, with protein sequence TGPVEAVLVAAHQVTDSLAQEVKRATGSDIVFYVIKEDSAGHSAVVVAGTVPRSAEIDAAIARNLTDSAMAGDSARVRVDLTVGNERLVGFNRFLRTPGAEEARGGYLTLRSLDAELAGFRRLQRTLALAAIVGLVLAMLASWLVAHRITDPVKALVGATRRVAEGDYTGSVQVTSRDEIGELASAFRAMMEELKAKQQLVEFLSTRSGEVTQPIYTAGGDVASATMVRSVASKTGMLEPGATFANRYEVKGILGVGGMGVVYRAWDTELGEPVAIKTLKTDEMAGDPAALQRFKDEIRLARKITHRNVVRTHDIGEVDGLYYITMEFVEGQSLKHLIQSRGSLPINVALTVGKQLCRALEVAHEQGVIHRDIKPQNLIVEPSGTLKVMDFGIARLAVRTEGVTQAGMAIGTPEYMAPEQLLGGDVDFRADLYAAGAVLFESLTGRPPFVADSPITLVAKQLEETPQSPRALNADVPESLAALVLRALSKEPGKRFQSAAELHDALDAIAA